The Pirellulales bacterium DNA segment GGTGATGACGCAGGCATTTGACCCTTATCACAAGTGGCTTGGCATTCCGCCGGCCGAGCAGCCCGCCAATCATTACCGCCTGCTCGGTCTGACGATGTTTGAAGGCGACGTCGACGCCATCGGGAGCGCCGCCGACCAGCGGATGGCCCATGTCCGCACGTTTCAACTGAGCCAGCACGCGGAGGTCTCGCAGCGCCTTTTGAACGAGCTGGCCGCCGCGCGCGTGTGCCTGCTGAAACCGGGCGAAAAGATCGGCTACGACCGAAAGTTGCGACATCATCTCGCGATGACGGCACGCGAGGATGATGATGCGCGCGCGTGGGAGCGACGTTCAGTCGAAGCCGGCACGATGAATGCCGCGCCGTCCGGGCCGCGGGAAATTCAAGCGGGGTCGCCTCAAGCCGTTAGCGTTACGGTGCCACCTCGCCTCGCGACCGCTGTACCGTTGGTGCCCCTTCCAGTTGCGTCGGTCGCGCCCGTCACTGCCGTGCAGGTTCCGGTTCAAGGGGAACCGGTGGCCACGGCTCGCTGGCTGGCAAATGAACGGAGCAAGATCGCTTTTTATCGGCTTCTTGGTCGCTCGTTTTGGACTCTGGTCGGCGCAATTCCCCTATGCCTGACAGCGTATGTGGCCGTCAGGCAGTACCGTGCCAACCAGTTCGGCGCGATGGCCGCGCGCGACGATCGCCATCAATTCGCGGAACCAGCGCCTAATGCTCTACCTCCCGACGTTCGCACGCGCGTCGCCATGACGGGCGGTGCCTCGCCCTCCGCCTCGCCGCCAACGAAGCCCAGTTCGCAGAGTACGGCGCCGGAAGGGCGAGTCGATTTTAATGCTGTCGCCGCGCGCCAGCGGTCAATGGCGGGGGCGCCGCGTGTAACATCGAGCGCCGCACCGCGTTTCCCGCTGAACACCGACCGCTTTTATCCACTAGACCGCGTATGGTTCCTGGGCTTGGTCGATTCGCGCTGGACCGACATCCGAGATCGCTTTGAAGCACGTCAATACGACGACAGCATGGCGATCAAATGCCAAGGCGAAAACGGAGACCGCATCGGTCTAAGACGGATGATTTTTCATGAGGAAGATCCCGCGGAAACAAAAATGGTGGCGCGGTTTCGCGTCGAGCGCGGCTCAATTTCATTTGGTTTTCAGTCCCGCGATCTTTCCAATGTCGGCGAGACCGTGACTCAGGAATTGACCGCCGGCCACGCTTGCATCGCTGAAAGCTGGCTCGACGCGGCCGCGCGCCAAGGCGTGGCACGTATCGTTGGCGCGCCTCAAAGCGGCGTGGTCGCCAGTGCTGTTCCGTTAGATTCATACTTTGCGATCACGCTCAGTGGCGACTCGCTGCTTAGCCTCTACGAATTGAGGTTTGTTCCGCAAACGAAACGTTCGTTTCCGACAACCGCGGCGCAAAACCTGCCTCCGCAAGGCATCCCAGCGCCGCCTGAGCTGCCCGAGGCAACCGTTGACGTACGCGATTCAGAGGCGCCGGACGACGAACCGCAAGCCGATGCACACCCGGTTGCCGAGGAAGATTGCGACGCTGAAATATATACAAGCGTCAATCGAAACGTGGGGCGCCGACATCGCGCGGCTCGAGGCAGAACGCGGCAAGGTTGAGTCGGAGATCCAAAGCATTGAGCGCAAACTTCCAAGCCTGAACAAGGCGATTAGCAACACACGTAGTTCCAAGTCTGCCGAGCGAGCGATGATCGCGATCCAGCAAGCGAAGAATGAAATTAAAAAGGCGCGAACACGACTAAGACGGCTTGACGACCAGATCGACGCGAATGAGCGACACATTGAGTTGGCGCGTGCGCGACTCGGAAAACTGCGGCCGGCGGCGCGCGAAGCCGCGCCGGCGTCGAAAGCTGATTAACGATGGCGAGCTTTATGCCGCAGCGGACGGAACAAGGCAGCCATAGTTTAAAACGCGCGTGGTGCGGTCGACGATGCTTGGCGACTAAGACCGCCCTCGTCCTGCCCTCGAACCTCGACCTGAACTATCGGTGTCCTCGCTTGCTTCTGAAAGGAACGGCGTTTTTGAAGCTACGCGTCCGCTTCCAATACTTCATCGGCTAGCTCCTCAATTTCAGCCTGGACTTGCTCGGGAGCTGGAAGCGCCACCTTCTCTCGCTTCTTCGTAATTGTTAGGCAGACCTCATCGAGTTCGCCGTGCGCAAAAGTACGGCGTGCGGCGTCAGGATCGGCGCCTTTGCCGGCTTGATACATCGAACGCAGCCACGCGGGGTCAACCTTCGTCTTCACGTTTTCGATTAGTTCCTTTATCTCGGCCTCGCATAGCAGATAGTCGATTGCGAGTTCCTCGACTACTTCGTGGACGAACCGCAACATCCGCTTCGCATCGTCCTCGGCTAGTCGGTCCAACACGACTTTTGCCCCTGCCGAGCCGAGCCAGCCGCAGGCGACCGCGCCCACAATGCCACCGACGACGCCACCGGCAGCGGTTCCTATCGCGGGCACGACGCTGCCAAGCGCGGCACCCGCCGCGGCGCCGCCCATCCATCCTCCCACGCCGGTGGCGACGCCGCTCGCGGCGGCCACGAGGTTCTTGGAGAACTGCCGCCAAGAGATGTTGCGGGCGATCGCCGCACGGTAAAAGTCCGGCGTCGAGGTCAGCGCGACGACGATTGTCGACGTAATGACGTTGCTCCGCAATAGCTTCGCGACGTGGTTAACGGCCGCGGCACCGTACACCGCACGGCCAAGGGATGCCTGGGCGACGGACTGAATCGCTTTCCGCCCGACGGTCGTCGAAGCGACGACCCGCATCCCATGTCTGGCGTGTACGGCACCGAGGGCTGCTATGCGCGTCCGCAGGACCTGCGCGGCCACGATCCCTGTAATCGTGCTGGAAGCTCCAGAGATGATCCCACTTGCCACCGCCGACCTCACCGCCTCCGGCGTTCTCTCACCGCTCCATTTGCAGCGCGCGAACTGTATGCCGAAGCTGATCGCGAAGACATACGAGCTTGTCACAGCTTGCGTTTTGGCGTCGAAAAGCAGCGAGTCGACCGTTCCCGACCGAGCAATGTTGCGCGCCTGCTTGTAGGTCACCTCGCCCTTCCCGACCAGGCGCTCGGCTTCCCGCGGATCCATAATACCGGGAACACGGCCGTTGAGGATTTTCTGTTTCATCAGGCGCACGCATTCGTCGTACTGGTCGCTAGGCACCTCCAGTGATTGCCCGCGATAGCGGTACAACCCTGTCTGCGTGTCGAAAGCGTCTCCGATTGTTAGTCGCGGCGTCTGACAGTATTTCGTCTGAATTTGCACGCCGTCGACAATACGGTCAGGCCCGTTGGCGGCGTGATTGGCGCCGACCATGTTGACTTTTCGGCCAACCGCGCGGTCGGCAAGCGCGTTTGCTTCTTCGGCCGCGAACCCGTGACCGCCCTTGGTGTGAAACCGGCTGATTTGGGTGTTTTCGAGAGCGTTCGCCACTGCCGCGGCAATAAATGCGTCCGGGTCATTCCGGTCTTGGGTCATGTGTATGGTTCTCAGAAAGTCGCGTAAGGAAAATGCAGGGGGGAATGCGTGACCGCAACTTCAAGTCTTGGCGAATCGTCAGGTTCGTCGGCCATAGGTTCTCGGCGCTGTGGGACCGGCAAATTAAACTGACACAACCATTGTTCATTTTGTGGTTCGCTCCTCGCCCGCAAATCTTTGCTGGTTTCTCGGTTCAGCGCCGCGTTCCGCGCCGGCAGTTGTTCCCGCATCAGCGAGCTGCGGCGCCTCCGCTGGGATTCACCGGAGATCTCGGTGGCGGCGGCGATGGTATCGCGAACCCGCCCCCGCCCGGGCCTCCTCGGCTGTTGACGGCAATAATATAGACCAGGGCCGGAATGAGCTTCTTCCACTCGGCCTGCGTCAGCTTCCATGCGCCCCAGAGCCCGGCGGCCAACCATCCCGCGGGACCGATGATGAACGCGATCGTGCTGGTCATGCCGGTGTAGACCGCAAACGGCAGGGTTATGCCAACAGCATGCGTGAGAAAGCCGAGAGCGGTTGTCGATGCGACGTATACACTGAAGCCCGACGCCTGAGCGGCGCCGAGCAAGGCGAGCGTCCTCGTTGGCCCGCGAAGGCCGGGCCCTTTGATCTCGGCATCGCCGACGATTGCCGACGCGTCCACTTGCTGCTCGAAGAACTTCTGCCGCTCCCTCGGCTTCATTCGTTGAAGGGCCGGCTCAAAGCAAGACGCCCAGCCATTTGGGCCGGCGGGCGATCAGCGGTCGTTTGATCGGCTCTACAAGGAAGCGGGCGCACACGCGCAAAGAGCGTGCGCAAGATAGCCGGTCGCGCAATCGGTACGCGACCGGCTAAGAAAAAGCGAGCGCCGCGCGCGGCATCGCCCCAACGGCACGCTGCTTGGGGCGGTGCGGCGTTCAGGTGAAGGCGGGCCGGTTAGATCGGCGCGCATCGCGCTGCCCCAACAGCGGTCCCATTCAGGGCCACGAAGCTCGCGCCGTCTAACCGCCGCTGACGCTCGACCAGTCGAAGGCGGCGTCTTTGGTGCGACGGTAGTTGGCGTCGAGCTGTGGCTGCAAAAGGAGGATGGCGGCGATGCGGCGGGCCATGTTCATCACTTCGCGGGCCTCTTCGGGCTTCAAGTCGCGCCCCAAAATCTCCCGCTCGCGACAACTGAGCCATTTCTTCATCACCTGATAGCCGCCGATCGTGTACTCCCAGACGTTGATCGGGACGTTCCGCCAATAAGCGCGGTCGTTGAGAAACACGTCGCAAGTCGTCGCGCCTAGCAATCCTCGCAGATCGTCGAGCGACGTTTCACGTGCCGCAGCCTGGGCGGCCATCGCCTCCCGCTCGGCGTCGTCGTAGGCCGGTGTTTCCATGCGGCCCTTGGCGGGCATCGTCACGCCCTCTTGCCCGTGATGCGCCCAGCCGGCGGTCACCGCCAGGTCGCCCCGCGCCGGGTCGAGCGAGCCGCCGCCGGCTTTCGTCGTCAGCCCGATGGTTTTCAACACCGGCGCGAGCTTACCCGACGTGACGCCGGCCACGCCGGCCTCGGTATCCAACAGTGCGGCGAGCTGCTCGCCTAGCGCCGCCGACGCCTCCAGCGATGCGCGGTCGGCCGGCAACGGAATGCGTGGCCACCCCTGGCGCAGCGCCGCCGCGTTTTCGCCTCGAAAAAGCGGGGAGTGCATGATCGCGACCACATGGAAAAAAACCAATTCGCCATGATCGGCGTCGCACCGCTCTAGGTATTGCTGGGCGGCCTCGGATAGGTTCAGCATTCGTACTGCTTTCGTCGAAGCGTCGAACAGGTCCCCGTTGCCTGTTTGCAACCGGTGCAGGTACAGGGGAAAGAAATTACTGAAGCCGTTGCCGAAATTGTCGGCGAGAATAGACGTAACCGTGCCCCGCGCCCATGTCGTGACCGACTCGCGGCGGCGCGCTTCGACAAAGAAGTTGCGGTCGCCGACCTGGGGGAAGAAATCCGGGCTCTTTCGGCCAAGTAGCACAAGTTGGCTGAAGAGGTGTGCGCGAGCCGGCGCGAGAAGAGCGAAATGGCCGTGCCGACCTGAATTCCTTCGCGGCGAAACGGTGTGGAAAACACGCTTGGATCCGGTTGCCCGTCGGGCGTAAGCTTTCCGATCCGATACTTGTCGCCGTTGAGCGAGTCGATCCAGATTCCATCGAACACATCGAGCAGCCGCTCCCGCATGCCATTGTGGCTGCGGCCGTCGAGCCAGGAGAATGAGACGTTTTGCCGCGAGGAAAAGCGGTGGCTGGGGCAGAGCTTGGCCAGATAGCGGGTGGCGCGCATCGACAGCTTGGAGGCCAAGCGACGCCCCGGTGCTCCAACCGGGGCATCGCCTGGCCGCCGAGATGAACGAAGTGCCAGCCTCCACCCGGCCAGGCTCTGCCCCAGCCACCGCCAATGTCTCTTTCCCGGCCGCGTGAAGTTAGCGCCTTATCGCAGCATGCGATTCGTCGGTTTCTTGGCGTTTTGCGCTTTCGGTTCGGGCATGTCGTCGTAGGCGGTCCACACCTTGGTCTTCATTTTTTCGAAGAAGGCGGTGATCGCCTTGTTTCGGGCATCCATACCCCGCTGCTCCGTGATTTTGACTTTGATTCCCGCCTGCGCATCGCGAAAGCTGGTGGCACCCGCCTCGGTGCGCTGCACCACGCGCACGATCGTAAAGCCGCGGCCGTCGTCAATCGGATTGCTCAGCACGCCGACGGGCAGCGAGAACAGCGCCGCATCCAACTCTTTGCACTTCAGGCTTCCCTTGCTGGTCCAATCGTGCAACCCGCCCTGGTCGGCCTTGGCGC contains these protein-coding regions:
- a CDS encoding type ISP restriction/modification enzyme, which translates into the protein MAGAEPGRVEAGTSFISAARRCPGWSTGASLGLQAVDARHPLSGQALPQPPLFLAAKRLILLARRPQPQWHAGAAARCVRWNLDRLAQRRQVSDRKAYARRATGSKRVFHTVSPRRNSGRHGHFALLAPARAHLFSQLVLLGRKSPDFFPQVGDRNFFVEARRRESVTTWARGTVTSILADNFGNGFSNFFPLYLHRLQTGNGDLFDASTKAVRMLNLSEAAQQYLERCDADHGELVFFHVVAIMHSPLFRGENAAALRQGWPRIPLPADRASLEASAALGEQLAALLDTEAGVAGVTSGKLAPVLKTIGLTTKAGGGSLDPARGDLAVTAGWAHHGQEGVTMPAKGRMETPAYDDAEREAMAAQAAARETSLDDLRGLLGATTCDVFLNDRAYWRNVPINVWEYTIGGYQVMKKWLSCREREILGRDLKPEEAREVMNMARRIAAILLLQPQLDANYRRTKDAAFDWSSVSGG